GAAATTTCCTCCAAGTCAATTTCCATCTTTGGCAGGAAGGCAACCTTGATGAGAACTGTCCCCATACTGTCTCTATTAACTCTTTATTCCACTGAATTTCATCATACTTCGTTGGACTTTTGACACACCAAAAAGAGAGCTAACATTCTGTTATTGTGCAATATATTAGTATCTTACGGGGTTCTAATCTTTTCTTACCTTATCCGTTCGATCCCCGCTGCCCGCTCCATTTAACCCCTTGATCTTCCCCCGTTTTCACGGACATACAGTTAAACTACGATAAACTGAAGCGAGCCTACGGCCAGTGCCGAGTTCAGGCCGGTTCCCGCTGTCTGAAGCTAAGAAAAAGTTCGGGAAGTGAGCGGAAGTGAATTGCCCCGCCTGTATTTGTGTCATATGGCAAGTAATGATCTTTAGGGTTACGATGAAACATGTCGGTGAAAGGGCAAGCAGAGTGTGGCGGGAGTTTAGGGGAATAGTGTAAGACACATAATTTTCAAATGCGTTTGCTCTGATTTAGGCTGACTTGACCAATGGTGTTTTGAAGCCTATACTTATAAAATCTGAGAAAAATATTCAGAATGTTTTAATGATCCTCTTATTAAAGGAGAACTAATCATGGATGAAAAAGAACGGCTTAATGCATTGGAAACAGCATTAAAGAATGAGTCTTCCGAGCGTGAATTCTATCTTAAACATGCCGAGAAGACCAATAATCCTCTCGGCAAAGCCATGTTTCAAAGAATAGCCGATGATGAACTTGAGCACTATGAGCGCCTGAAAGAGCTTCACGGCAAGTGGGAAAAGCAGGATAAATGGCCGGAGACAATACCGCTTTCGGTTAATAACACGAATATCAAAAATGTTTTTATCAATACGATCAAGAACATTGATAAAATAGCAAAACCGGATGCTGGCGACCTTGAGGCAATAAAAATCGCCGTTGACTTTGAAGAAAAAGGCGCAAAATTCTATTGGCAATTATGCGATGTAGTAACAAACCCAAGGGAAAAAGAATTTTTTGAGCTTCTTGCCATGATAGAAAATGAACACTACCTTTCCTTAAAAGATGCCGAAGAATATTTTACTGATCCGGCTTCATGGTTCATGAAAGCAGAGCACCATTCGTTAGATGGCGGATAATGCCCCCGATGTCGAACCAATACGCCACCGCTCAAACCGGTGGTTTTTGTTTGCCGTATTTCAGAGACCCCTATGTTATAGAATTAAAAACCTTGTCTAAAATCTTGCCGTCTAAAGATACTTCCCGGAATATGTCCTCTGCGATTGATGCATTCATATCTTCAAAATCCTTTTCCACAGGGGTAACCAATATACCTCCCATTTCAACCACAGCAGGGCTGACCATAAGCCGGCCGTCGCCTTCCTTGAAAAATGCGTCGGGGCGGTGTTTGGCGCGGGGGAAGATCGCAATGTACAATCTCTTTCTGCTATAGAATCCGGCGACATTTATCATGGGCTCAACATCAGCAGAGAGGATTATTTTCAGGGTCGAAAGGATTATCCCGAATGCGGCTGCAAGGGACACCGGGTTATCTCCTTCAGCTACAATGATCTCCCGTCCGACATTTCTGACCCGTGAGAGTAGTATACCGTTAACTTTGGTAATCTTTTTAAGCCTTCCTGTCTCTTTAATCTCCTTTTCAATTGGCATCTGTCCTGACCGGACTGCCTGAAAGTGGAGGTGGTCAGGCGCGGATGCGCCGCATTTCGGCCCGTTATAGAGGACTGTCCAGGCGCTGCCAAGGTCAACCATGAGCTGAAGAAGAGCATCAATATGCTCAGTAATAGACTGGGGTCTATGTTCTTTATGACAGATGGTAAAATGGGAAGGGAAAACAGGCGCAGGATTACAGAGGATCAAATATTCATTCCGGTATATGATCCCCTTCTGTTCTTCCGGAAGATTATTCAGGCACAGGAAACAGGGACGTTCTTTTATCCCTTTTTCTTCCACATCGGCAAGGGTACTCTTTATTCTTCCGGGATTGTGCTGGACACGGATAATAAAACCATTGCAGGCTATTTCCCGCACAGCAATGTTTTCCAGATATGCATAACCTTGCCGGCAATCGGGCCATGTATCCTTTTGTTCCGACAATAGTTCACAGCAAAGAACGGATAAGGAGTCGGGGCCTTGTTGTCTGTCGAAAACTGCATAGATCCGGCTCATTTCGGTTTTTCCTGATTCATCTTCTGCCGGGCAAGAATTTCATCGGTTCTGACCCTATCTTTAAAGGCATCGTTGCGGTTTACAGCAACAATTGCAAGCGCAGCGTCGGTATTCCCCGGCCAGCGCCTGCAAAGGTACAGGCTTTCATAAATCCTCCCGATCCGGTATTCTCTGCATATCCTCAATGCAGCAGTATAGTCTTCACCATAACTCACATTGAGAAACCCCATAGTACGCATAAGACCGGTGTCAAATGCCCTGGGAGCACCAAGACCGTTGATGCGCAGAGCATTATTGTGACCGTTCTCGTCAGTCCATTCACGATGGTCTATCAGCCCCGGTGGAATTTCTTCAAGATCAAAATTAACAATAGTGTAGGAACCGATTACCATGGCATAGTTTCCTTCACGGAGCATATGGACGATCTTTCCGAGTGCATGGGGGCTGCTGTAAAGATCATCCGAATCGAGCTGGACAGCATAACGCCCGCAGTTCTCGCTGTAAATGGCCTCATTCCAGCAACCGCCTATGCCAAGTTCAGTACTTACAGGTATGATATGCCTTATTGCAGAATTCTCTTCGGCCAGATCGGAGAGGACAGAAGTGGTCCCGTCTGTCGAGTGATTATCTACAACAATGATGTTGAATGAAAATTTTACATCCTGTGATAGGGCGCTCTTTACAGCCTCGGCAATTGTTGCTTCACGGTTTCGCACGGGTATGATAACCGAGGCTTCCACCGGGAATGATTGAGGCCCTTTCTCAGCCTCTCTGAAGTAATAAGGAGGAAGATAGGCACCTATCTTCCTCAGGTAATCGGTAAAGACCATCTCCATTTCCTTCTGGACATTAACATTCCTTGGATCAACGTAGTTAAATATCTTTTCAATACCGGATGTCTCATCTTTTTCGATTACAGAATAGAGAGGCTCATTCAGGTGATAAACAGGATAATCTATGGAAACCTTGAGCCGAAGCGCATAGAGCCCTGCAAATTTTACATGTGGCATGGGGCCGTATTTTTCAAGGACATTCCGTACAGCAGGAACTGAAAGGAGCATCATGGCGCCGAAGTCAAAGTCATCGCGGACACTCCCTGACTGGTAATCATTCAATGGATGAAAGTCCCTGCCCTTCCTGTCTTCATCATAAAAATCCGCATAAACAATACCTGCCTTTGCGTATGCGGATGCTTCCATAACGCTATTCAGGGCATCAGGTTCAAGAGAAATATACAAGGGCTTTGGTAATAGGAGAAGATATTCTGTTTGGATATTACTTAGAATAATCTCAAGTGTTTCCTGCGATAAAAGGGAACCGGCCGCAAGGATACGACACCCTGGCACATTAAGTTGAACCCTTTCCTGACTGACAATCATGACATCTTCGACCAAATCCGACTTTACAAACTCAAGCAGGGTTTTCTCAAAAAAAGGTTCCGGGCTGTAGGGGGTGACTACGGCAAGAGGCTTCATTTAAAAGCTCGCATAATACCTCAGTTGTAATCATTAAAGGATAATGGGTATGCAAACATTGCAGGCCGGCAGCTATCCTTTCTCCTGACCGGCAACCTTGCCCCATGAATCGCGAAGCTGCACGGTTCGATTAAATAAAATCTTCTCGGGCAAAGCATCTCTCAAATCAACACAGAAATAGCCCAGTCTTTCAAACTGATAAATGTCCCCGGGCAGGGCATTGACCAGACTTTTCTCTACATAACATGCGGGAAGGGTTTCCAATGACCCGTTGTTCAGATAATTTTTATAATCACCATCTGTTGCCGATGGATCGGGGATCTGGAAAAGACGGTCATAGAGGCGGATTTCCGCCGGAATGGCATGATGCGCCGATACCCAGTGGATAACTCCTTCAACCTTGCGCCCGTCCGATGGAGGACTGTTTCGTGTCTGTGGATCATAGGTACAGTGGATTTCAGTAATCTCACCGGTCTTTTCATCCTTGACCATACCTGCAAATTTCACAATATAAGAACTCCTCAGACGTACCTCGCGTCCGGGACCAAGGCGTTTGTATTTCTTCGGAGGAGTTTCATGAAAGTCATCGCACTCAATATAGAGCTCCCTGGAAAAAGGGACCATCCTCGTTCCCATAGATGGATTCTGGGGGTGATTTGCGCACTCAAATTCTTCAGTCTGTCCTTCCGGGTAGTTGTCAATAATAACCCGGAGGGGCCGTAAGACACCCATCACGCGCGGGGCTTTCTCGTTTAAATCTTCACGGACGCAATGCTCAAGAAGGGAAATATCAACAAGGTTGTCATTTTTTGCCACACCGATCTTTGCGCAAAAGTTTCTGATTGCCTCCGGCGTGTAGCCGCGCCTTCTCATACCGGCCATGGTCGGCATACGCGGATCATCCCAACCTGTTACACGTTCTGTTTCAACTAATTCGATGAGTTTGCGTTTGCTGAGGACTGTATAGCTGAGATTGAGGCGCGCAAATTCTATCTGGTTAGGCCGGTCTCCTTCAATCAACTGTTCAACAATCCAGTCATACAAAGGACGATTATTCTCAAACTCAAGGGTACAGATTGAATGGGTGATTCTCTCGATAGAATCGGAAAGACAATGGGCAAAGTCGTACATAGGATAGATAACCCATTTTGTATCTGTCCGGTAGTGGGGCGATCTTTTGATACGGTAGATGATGGGGTCACGCATAACAATGTTTGGAGAGGCCATATCTATTCTGGCCCGGAGTACATGGGCACTGTCCTCAAATTCACCCGCTTGCATACGGGAAAAGAGATCCAGGTTCTCTTCAACAGAACGATTTCGATAGGGGCTCTCTCTGCCCGGTTCAACAAGCGTACCGCGATACTCCCTCATCTGATCCGGCGTCAGGCTGCAAACATAGGCCTTTCCGGATTTAATGAGTTGTACGGCAAAATTGTACAATTGCTCAAAATAGTCAGAGGCATAGAACAGACGGTCATCCCAGTCGAATCCCAGCCAGCGAATATCGTTAATAATCGATGTCACATATTCCAGCGATTCTCCACTCGGATCTGTATCATCCAGCCGTAGGTTACAGGTGCCTTTATACTGAGCAGCAATTCCAAAATTAAGGCAGATTGATTTTGCATGTCCAATATGCAGATAACCGTTCGGTTCTGGCGGAAAGCGCACAGCAACACGGCCTGCGTGTTTGCTTGTCCTGAAGTCATCCTCGATAATGTCACGAATAAAATCCGTTGGGGAAGAAATATCCGTTTGTGTCATATTTATAAACTCCTTCAACCTTTATTAAATTCTTACCACATACAGCTTCCTCTTTCAAGAAAACGCTGTTTCAGACAGTAAGCTGAGTTTTTCAATAGTCATGTTTAGGACCCTTTTATTTTTATCAGGCATTGTTCAATACATAATTAATCAATGTCTTTGAACATTAACGGTTGAAAGGATAGTCTATTTTTGTTATTTTATCTTATTAAAATAATTTACAAAAATACTTCTTCATATAATCAGCCAAGTTATGAATAATTTTTATGGCCTTACACTAAAAGAACTTGAAACCCTGATCGGCGCCCTCGGAAAAGAAAAATACCGGTCCCGGCAGCTTTTTAAATGGATATATAATAAAGGCATCCTCGATTTTGATGAGATGAGCGATGTCCCGAAAGGCCTGCGTGTAATATTCAAGGATATGTTTGATTTAAAACATCTTGAAATAAAAGATGTTTTAACATCAACAGACGGATCTATAAAATTCGGGTTTCTCGGGGAAGACGGTAATCTTATTGAAAGCGTTTTAATACCGGAAAAAGAGAGAAATACCCTTTGCATATCCAGCCAGATAGGGTGCAGGATGGGATGCAGGTTCTGTGTTACCGGAAAAATAGGATTTATACGTAATCTCAAGGTTTCAGAGATTGTAGGGCAGCTTATAGGGGTAAAACAATATCTCAGCGACAGGAAAATTACAAATATCGTTTTCATGGGCATGGGCGAACCCATTGACAATCTCGGCAACTTCGGCCGTGCCCTTGAAATATTGAAAGACCCCGTAGGCCTCGACTTCTCACACAGGAAGATTACAGTATCATCGGTGGGCTTAATAGGGGGTCTGAAGACGATAGAGCCGAAAGCTGCAGGTATTGCAATATCCCTGAATGCAGCAGATGATAAAACAAGGACATACCTTATGCCCATTAACAGATTGTATCCGATACGAGAGATTATCGATTATGTAAAGGGCTTTAAGGGAGGCAATCGTAACAGGATTACCTTTGAGTATATTTTGATAAAGGATATTAATGACTCGCCCGATAGTGCAAAACTCCTCTCCGAGTTGCTGGCCGGGCTTAGGTGTAAGATAAACCTCATACCCTACAACGAATCACCGTATATTGACTTTAAAGCTCCAACGGATAAAACCATAGAACAATTTCATGCTTATCTCCTGGGCAAACACTTCACCGTTATTGTGAGGGAATCCAGGGGAAAGGACATTGCCGGGGCCTGCGGACAGTTGGGCATGAGGTACTTAAACGAAAATCTTAAAAAACGGAATGAAAATTGATGAACTCGTAAAAAGTCGATATTTCTCTTTTCGTCATTCCGGACTTGATCCGGAATCCAGTAAATTCAATTAGTTCTGGACTCCGGCTTTCGCCGGAGTGACGGTTTTAGGATTTTTTACGAGACCATCAAAATTAGGTTATTGTTTTACTTGGAGGATGGATATGGATGATGCGCTACCCACATATAAGAACTCTTTTTTCTGTGATCTCAACAGGGAAGACGGATTAAAACTAAAGATGTTCCATAAAGACAACGTTGTATATTGCGACCTGCTTATTGATAACAGGTTTGAAGGCTATACAAACGTATTGCATGGGGGAATGATTTTCGGCATCCTGGACGTTATTATCTGGTATGTCATATTCATGGAGACAAAAAAGATATGCATGACCCGGCATGTTGAAATGGAATTCGTAAAACCTGTTATGTGCAATTTGCCTTATGTCGCCAAAGGGAAGGTTGTAAAGGTCAAGGGCAGGAATATCTATGCATCTGCCTGGGTTGAAGACGACAACGGTGATGTTTATGCAAAAGTAAATGCAATATTCAGGGAGTCAAAGGACTTGTCTGTAAGTGATTTTATAGACAGGATGGACTTCGGCCATACATCACCGGATATAAAGGCATATTTTATGTCTCTGGTAGAAACCCAACCGTAGGATGTCCTTCGTGAAGCTCTATTTCGATTGTCTGAAGCAAGCGCTCTATCCCTTCCTTCTTCCTGCATGATATAGAAACTGCATGGTAACGGTCTTCTATACGATCAAGGAATTCCCTGTCAATCATGTCAATCTTGTTAAAAACAACAAACACTTTTTTCTCATTCAGGTGTAGTTTTGTAATGAGTTTCTCCACGACATGTATCTTTTCTTCAAAGTCAGGTGAGCTTATGTCTACAAGGTGCAGGAGGAGGTCCGCATCTTCCAGCTCTTCAAGGGTAGCAATGAAAGCCCTGAGAAGCACTTCGGGCAGGTCTTTGATGAAACCAACCGTATCTGTTACAATTATGTTTTTCCGTTCAGGGTATTTTATGAGCCTTGTTGTTGGATTTAATGTGCTGAAGGACCTGTCCTCTGCCTCAACATTGCTTTTTGTAAGCAGGTTAAGCAACGTTGATTTGCCTGAATTTGTATACCCGACAATAGATACGATGGGTATAAGTGAATCCCTCCTTCTTTCCCTCTTTTTATCCCTTATTTTTCGTATCTCTTCCAGCTTCTTTTGCAGAAATGAGAGCCTTGCCCGTATCCTGCTCTTATTCACCTCAAGTTTTGTCTCGCCGGGACCCCTGGCACCTATTCCGCCGGTCAATCGTGAAAGAGCGGCATTTTTCTCTGCAAGACGCGGAAGAATATAATTAAGCTGGGCAAGTTCTACCTGTATTTTCGATTCGTTTGTATTAGCGCGTTGGGCAAAAATATCGAGTATCAACTGATTTCTGTCAATAACCTTAAGTTCGGTCAGGGCTGAGATATTCTTTATCTGGCCAGGGGTCAATCCCTCATCAAAAACAAGGAGGTCTGCTTCCTGCTGCCGGCATTTCATTATAGTTTCCTCCAGCTTACCCTTGCCGATAAGGTACTTTGGATGCAATTCCTTGGTCCTTTGTATAGCCGTATCCAATACGGCTATCCCTGCCGAATAGCAGAGGTCTCTTGCTTCAGCTATGCTGTCTTCAACATCCTTGTGCCTGCCGGGCAGGACAACGCAGACAAGGACGGCTTGTTCCCTGCCTTCAGCAAGCGTATAAAGACTCCCTTTAGCCTTGGCAAACTCATTCTCAAGCTCGGTTACAAGTCCGATGAAATCAATTTCAAGGTCTTGTATAACCACGGGACCGATAAATTCCCATGCCTTTCCTTTTTTATCCTCCGGTATAAGATGACCGATATGTATCATCTCTATTGACTCACCTCTTCTTTCGGTGATAGCAGCAACAAGATCAAGCTGTAATATGGCAAGGTCGGTTAAGTCCTCTTTTGAGAGAAGCTCCCCCTCTATGTGCGTGTGGACAAAACGCACCCCTCTGAACCTTTCCCGCCCAACTCTCTCAGTCACAAGTGGAGGTATTTCGATCCTTCCTTTTTCTCCAATCACTACATATTCAACAAGACCCCGCCTGTTTATGATAAGACCTACCTGTCTCGATATCTCCCTCGAAATTTGCATCATGTTTTTTGCTGTGTCAAAGGTGATAATCCGGGAAGGCTCGATTTTTTTTGTGTAGAGATTGAGAAGCCTTCTTTTTATAAGGCGATTAAGCCCCTGTGTTTTGCCGTAGAGTTCTATGGTCTGCCTCGTTTTTAAATTGTTTTAGCCATTTGTTAGGGTTTAAACAACCTTTAGTTATTCGTTGACAATAAGATCTCCGTCTATCTCTACAGATACAGAGAATTTGACACTGTCGAGGAGTATCATTACACGGTCTTTACCTTCCAGTTCCTTTTCAAATATCCCGCTTATACCTTTAAAAGGTCCGTCTTTAACCAGAATTTTTTCACCCTTTTTAAACTGTTTCTTTTCAAGCGTTGCTACACCGTCTTCAAGTCTGTATCTGATAAATGCTATCATCTCATCTTGTACAGGGACAATCTTGCCGCCAAAATGTACGATTGTCTTCACGCCCCTTGTATACTTTATAAGGTGAAAATCATCTATAGGATGAAATCTTGCAAAGATATATCCCGGGAACATCTGCTCAACCACATAGATAAATTTACCATCCTTATATTTTCTCAGTTTAAGCTTCGGGGCAAGAACTTCTATATCTCCGCTTGAAAGATTGTTTGCAGCCCTGTCCTCGTTTTTTGGTTTAGTATTCACGACAAACCATCTCTTCATATAGTTCCCTTAATCATATTTACCACTCATTATCATTTAAAATACACAATTTTGCAAGTCAAATGAATGCTCATCAAATCCATTATCCAAGACATACCTCGAATGATGTTTTCCATTGCAGTTTTCATTCGATGCCGGGAGAGGCTTTTATCCCGAAACTTTACAGGCAATTGGGGGTGCCCTTTCTCTCAGATATTCTGAAAGATCTTTTATATAAGAAATCTGCTAAATAACTTGACATAATTAAGTATTTTTAATATCATGAAATAAATGAAGATAGAAATACTCGGGTGTTATGGAAATGTAACGGGCAATTACAGGGCAACGTCGTTTCTTGTAAACGATACCCTTCTGATAGACGCAGGCACGGTTACTGAAGTGCTTGACGATAAACAGTTGGGTCGTATAAAAAATGTGATTATAAGTCATACGCACATTGATCACGTTAAGGGTATTTTCCCCTTTGCTGATGAGCTTGCCATGATGAATATAGAAGGCTTGAAACTCCTGAGCGTGAAAAACATACTTG
The sequence above is a segment of the Pseudomonadota bacterium genome. Coding sequences within it:
- a CDS encoding ferritin family protein, encoding MDEKERLNALETALKNESSEREFYLKHAEKTNNPLGKAMFQRIADDELEHYERLKELHGKWEKQDKWPETIPLSVNNTNIKNVFINTIKNIDKIAKPDAGDLEAIKIAVDFEEKGAKFYWQLCDVVTNPREKEFFELLAMIENEHYLSLKDAEEYFTDPASWFMKAEHHSLDGG
- a CDS encoding DUF4922 domain-containing protein, encoding MSRIYAVFDRQQGPDSLSVLCCELLSEQKDTWPDCRQGYAYLENIAVREIACNGFIIRVQHNPGRIKSTLADVEEKGIKERPCFLCLNNLPEEQKGIIYRNEYLILCNPAPVFPSHFTICHKEHRPQSITEHIDALLQLMVDLGSAWTVLYNGPKCGASAPDHLHFQAVRSGQMPIEKEIKETGRLKKITKVNGILLSRVRNVGREIIVAEGDNPVSLAAAFGIILSTLKIILSADVEPMINVAGFYSRKRLYIAIFPRAKHRPDAFFKEGDGRLMVSPAVVEMGGILVTPVEKDFEDMNASIAEDIFREVSLDGKILDKVFNSIT
- a CDS encoding glycosyltransferase family 2 protein codes for the protein MKPLAVVTPYSPEPFFEKTLLEFVKSDLVEDVMIVSQERVQLNVPGCRILAAGSLLSQETLEIILSNIQTEYLLLLPKPLYISLEPDALNSVMEASAYAKAGIVYADFYDEDRKGRDFHPLNDYQSGSVRDDFDFGAMMLLSVPAVRNVLEKYGPMPHVKFAGLYALRLKVSIDYPVYHLNEPLYSVIEKDETSGIEKIFNYVDPRNVNVQKEMEMVFTDYLRKIGAYLPPYYFREAEKGPQSFPVEASVIIPVRNREATIAEAVKSALSQDVKFSFNIIVVDNHSTDGTTSVLSDLAEENSAIRHIIPVSTELGIGGCWNEAIYSENCGRYAVQLDSDDLYSSPHALGKIVHMLREGNYAMVIGSYTIVNFDLEEIPPGLIDHREWTDENGHNNALRINGLGAPRAFDTGLMRTMGFLNVSYGEDYTAALRICREYRIGRIYESLYLCRRWPGNTDAALAIVAVNRNDAFKDRVRTDEILARQKMNQEKPK
- a CDS encoding glutamine--tRNA ligase/YqeY domain fusion protein, translating into MTQTDISSPTDFIRDIIEDDFRTSKHAGRVAVRFPPEPNGYLHIGHAKSICLNFGIAAQYKGTCNLRLDDTDPSGESLEYVTSIINDIRWLGFDWDDRLFYASDYFEQLYNFAVQLIKSGKAYVCSLTPDQMREYRGTLVEPGRESPYRNRSVEENLDLFSRMQAGEFEDSAHVLRARIDMASPNIVMRDPIIYRIKRSPHYRTDTKWVIYPMYDFAHCLSDSIERITHSICTLEFENNRPLYDWIVEQLIEGDRPNQIEFARLNLSYTVLSKRKLIELVETERVTGWDDPRMPTMAGMRRRGYTPEAIRNFCAKIGVAKNDNLVDISLLEHCVREDLNEKAPRVMGVLRPLRVIIDNYPEGQTEEFECANHPQNPSMGTRMVPFSRELYIECDDFHETPPKKYKRLGPGREVRLRSSYIVKFAGMVKDEKTGEITEIHCTYDPQTRNSPPSDGRKVEGVIHWVSAHHAIPAEIRLYDRLFQIPDPSATDGDYKNYLNNGSLETLPACYVEKSLVNALPGDIYQFERLGYFCVDLRDALPEKILFNRTVQLRDSWGKVAGQEKG
- the rlmN gene encoding 23S rRNA (adenine(2503)-C(2))-methyltransferase RlmN → MNNFYGLTLKELETLIGALGKEKYRSRQLFKWIYNKGILDFDEMSDVPKGLRVIFKDMFDLKHLEIKDVLTSTDGSIKFGFLGEDGNLIESVLIPEKERNTLCISSQIGCRMGCRFCVTGKIGFIRNLKVSEIVGQLIGVKQYLSDRKITNIVFMGMGEPIDNLGNFGRALEILKDPVGLDFSHRKITVSSVGLIGGLKTIEPKAAGIAISLNAADDKTRTYLMPINRLYPIREIIDYVKGFKGGNRNRITFEYILIKDINDSPDSAKLLSELLAGLRCKINLIPYNESPYIDFKAPTDKTIEQFHAYLLGKHFTVIVRESRGKDIAGACGQLGMRYLNENLKKRNEN
- the hflX gene encoding GTPase HflX, with the protein product MMQISREISRQVGLIINRRGLVEYVVIGEKGRIEIPPLVTERVGRERFRGVRFVHTHIEGELLSKEDLTDLAILQLDLVAAITERRGESIEMIHIGHLIPEDKKGKAWEFIGPVVIQDLEIDFIGLVTELENEFAKAKGSLYTLAEGREQAVLVCVVLPGRHKDVEDSIAEARDLCYSAGIAVLDTAIQRTKELHPKYLIGKGKLEETIMKCRQQEADLLVFDEGLTPGQIKNISALTELKVIDRNQLILDIFAQRANTNESKIQVELAQLNYILPRLAEKNAALSRLTGGIGARGPGETKLEVNKSRIRARLSFLQKKLEEIRKIRDKKRERRRDSLIPIVSIVGYTNSGKSTLLNLLTKSNVEAEDRSFSTLNPTTRLIKYPERKNIIVTDTVGFIKDLPEVLLRAFIATLEELEDADLLLHLVDISSPDFEEKIHVVEKLITKLHLNEKKVFVVFNKIDMIDREFLDRIEDRYHAVSISCRKKEGIERLLQTIEIELHEGHPTVGFLPET